The following DNA comes from Xiphophorus hellerii strain 12219 chromosome 5, Xiphophorus_hellerii-4.1, whole genome shotgun sequence.
GACCCGGTTCCGCCACCTGGTCAACTTGTCCGGTACAGCCCGGTTCCGGTCCGCTTACCTCCCGGTCCCAGGCCTGCTTGAGGTGGACCCCGGCCACCGAGCTGACAGTCAGAACCACAGAAACCGTCAGAACCACCTTGGAGGTCGTAGACATGCCTCTGGGTCGCTGCAGTTAGCACGAAGCTAACAGACGCTGCTGCCGCTACTTCcgcctcctcttcttcttctgcggAGTTGAAGTGGCGTGACCCCTGCCGGTGGAGCGGGATAATTACCGTTCTCCTTCCTCTGATTACAGTAGTTTCCAGCCAACATCACCGAGACTcgctgattattattattgttaatctttttttttttaatgggttgACAAACAACATCAATATCATAAACACAGCACATGCAAAACAATAATGCCAGTGGggtatttagcaaaaataatagatagaaatgtcaaaaaacaatgttaaagtGAACACATCAGTTCTTTTAATggctttatgttttaaatgctgaaacCAAGATCaggaccggatcagaaccaggaccaatactggaccaggaccagaaccaggaccagaaccagaaccgggaccggaccggaccaggACCATCGTCCCGGTGTCTGTTCATCACGGCGGCCATGTTGATGTGAATCGTCCCAATGAGATTCTCAGTCTGTGCTGCGCGTCACTTTATGCTTTTCTAATTCTAAACTGTTAATCTGTCAGTTACACCTGACtcagtttaatctgattttaaatgcAAACCAATCTGGATCACCTCTATCACTATTATTACTCAGGTAATTTGCTCCAAGCAAAGAACACGAttcaaaaattagaaaaagaagCTTTTAGAAAGTGAAATGGGTACCGACAGGGGAgcaactacatactttctgaggtgCGAACATGTCATCGTCCTCCATAAACATAAACTTGTACAattcatctttaattaaagtatcaataataataaatgtacatatatgtgaataaTTGCTGCCTACagggcaattaaaaaagaacGAAACAAAAAATTGggcaatatttaatattttaatatatttgagccTCAATACAATTGAGGTTGGCTGAGGTTGGCAGCCAACAGGCCAACCTCAGACCTgtgggctgcaggtctgaggctttttgttagaatgttttctatcatttttatattttaataggaaacctgatccaaactggcaacccacattaataaaatggtgaaataatattgaccacaaaacactatttataaaatatatcaatatttttcctacacaatcctaacagatgtttttaatgatctcttcacaatatttattaatttatttactattaatctatttgtatgatttgttctttaaattgccatctatattatttttcggtctcaggaaatgactgagggatgaagaggctgatgttctggttctttaggttctgacgggtctgcggttcctctcctgatccattctgtctggTATCAAACCCACTGAATATcgacacatttattttaatgctccTATTAAACGTCACTGTGATTGTTTAGCCTGTTTCTTCCCACCACCGTCTGTGTTggagctatttattctttatttctttatgcatttgaattttgttagtttatttttacatttctagtttttgtattatttgcaggttaataattgtcaattctatttatcttctgtttttattatttgttcttatttatttgttttctaaagacaggaagtgaggtggaTCAATCCACTTTCTATAAGTGTAGGGGCCTGGTAAAGACCAGTAGGCATTTGGGTTTGGGGCCTttggtttttaccagagcaACAGAGCAACAGGGCACCAGAGACAGAAGTAGATAGGAGCAACAAAGGAATGTTTGAAAGTTATaagtgttttgctgaaaagaaaaataaaagcaaccaaGATAATCAACAAGTTTTGACATTAAACTTTTTGTGCCTGCGTGAAGAATCTGGACCCCAGTACCTCATAGTGGCAGTTGGAActttttattggatgtttggtttgacaaacaatcgccactacagtctgtatttttgccagaggttttatTTCTAAGGACGGTGTTTTATCGGGCGGACATTTTGaaaagacgcgggttgatagcagctcactgcGGCTGCGTAGCAACCGTTAGCTCTACATcctaaaggaaatgaaaatgtatggTGTTTTGTGAGGGACTTTATCTCTTAAGGTTCCAGTAATGccagaattaataataaataataaagacgtTGTGGTCtctgatttagtaatgtaattagattagttgtgttaccatcaccacgccactagaggcagtcaGACCTGAAAAGATGCCACTAagcagcagatttagaagttcacagaaagctacagaatctgttaaaaactgtgagctgcactgaagtaaataaaagagagaagttcaaaaaaatgctgagagtgaaaatccttcctaaagatgaagatatatcacagattaaaataaaaatgggagaaacggataatataggaaatagcgcccccttcacttccggagtgcaacggtcccatttccaaataaagtCTGTGACCATGAGCAGATGGAGTTGCGAGTCTtatttaaacctttatttatgtATTCTATGAGTTTAGGCACCTTTAATTTCCTCCATAACAGAGGTCCGTCccgcccttcctgtttgctgcagagaGGTGAACttgaaatttccttatgtaaacaataacatgcagagggtttatatttgtaaaaatgattaTGATTACGTCAGCGCCTGACGTAATCATAATCGTAATCATAATCAACCTATGAACGTCACTGTGCTATGAACGCACGTCACTGGTTCAAACCCACTTTTTGCACCACGGTACCGAGACCACAACCCGACTACGGGTCCAGACAGAGGGACGGGTCCAGACAGGGCGGAGCGGTTTGGATCAGCTGCTTTATTGATCATGGAACATAAACAGGACAAAGGTTCACTGTACATCCGGAGAGCGacgtaaaaataaatattcacagcAATAAATAAAGCCCGACATGAAGCGCCGTGTTCGCCTCAGGCGGTGCAGTCCAATGCTATTTacactcatcatcatcatcatcatcatcatcatcatcatcatcacgtGTCACTTCCTGCAGCAACGCTTAAAAAACTAAGGAAAGCAGAAAGTGTTGCGTTTAAAAACCTTCCAGCTTCTTCTGTCCGGTATCAAACACTTCAATCAGCAAGTTACAAAAATATCACACAGCCGGTCCACCTGCGGTCcagctcagaaccagaacccagcagGCCGGATTATCTGCATCCGGCGAGACCCAGAAGAGTCCGGagggttctggtggttctgaccCGGATCTTCTGCAGGTTCTGCTTCCTGTGTTACAATCGAGGCCGAGGAGACGCAGCGACACGACACAGAGGCGGCAGGTTCTCCAGCGTGCAGCCGCCGCCAGGAGGGGGCGCTGCAGCTTTCATAGTCCAGCTCAGtgtctgacacacacacacacacacacacccacacacacacacacactaaaacaAACAGATGTAAACATGAActcaggaaaaacaaacacctgaaaCTTCCTTTCATTGCAGGCGGTTTCccgttaccatggaaaccaccACTGGCGCTCAACAGTAAAACATGGGCATCGTTGTCTGAATGGACCGGTTCTGGTCCGAAATGAAAACTGGGAATGAAGCCACAACCCAACTGGACTGGGTCTGGTTCTGACCGGGCCGGCACCAACCAGGTTAGAAGAACCAGTAGTGAAACTGTGGTTCTGTTCAGATCCGGATGATGCTGGACCAGGCTGGTCTGTTTCAACCACAGGCATCAAACTCCAGTCGCTGTGCCTCAGGTCCAaaactggaatgaaacggcttcattACCTGGACCTGTGtggatcagttctccagaacctggACCTtcacctggacctggaccttcACCTGGACCAGGACCTGGACCCAGAGCCTTactgacctaattattctgtcccagtggtgcagcagaggaacatctagaacatctaaacgttgcagaaCACCGGACCTccaggactggactttgacacccctggtttaaagGGACGGTACCACATATCTGTTTTGACGGCCAGTCAGAGACTGTGTCGCCTTgggttatgaaaatgtttgatgcgTCTAAAATGActaaagaaatctgactttgctgttgaatgttttgaaattgggcctctgtctctttaagaagctcctgctctttctgacacgtCGCTCCTCCACTAAGActtgaatgatttttttcttaaacatgaatgaaagagTCCAGGCAACACTCCAGGGATGTTTTTGATGTGGGAATAACATTAAGATGATATTCTACGTAATAATGCAGCTGATTCTCAGGATCCCAGAGAACTAAAGTGGATCAAACAGGAGAAAAGTTAAAGTTTCAGAATACCAGCCAGTAGGGGGCAGCCTAGAGCCTCGCTGCTACATAATGACCCATGTTGAAAAGGAACAGTTTGGTTTGGAACAactactgccatctagtggtcagGTTGGAGACAGCAGCCATTTGAATACCTTAATGGGCTCACCTGTCTGACAGGGAACAACCCAGTCCAGCATCACTGGGATCGACTGGGATCGTCCAGATCCTCAGGATCCATCACTAATCCATCATCAGAACCACCCGGGaccagaggaaccagaaccggaaccggtTCTATTACCTGGAGACGGTGCTGGACTGTATGAAATGAATGCCGGAGAGCAAtcgaatacacacacacacacaaacacacagagttcACAAAAGACACAACAAAACGTTTCCCTTGAGAGTCCAAACAGCTTCAGGCATCGGACCGGACGAAAAGCGCTGCTCTTCCGTGTCTCCGGACATCCGAGCTCTCTGCCGCCGGAAGAGTCAGAGAGTCTTGAAGGAGTCGAAGCGCTAGGCTACCGACACCAACGTCCCATTCCCTTATTCACAACTTAAGGTAGTCCAGGTGAGATAATCCGGGAGGGGAGGATCTGGACGGACAAGCTGCTGACAAACAAAGGAATCCGGGTGAGTTTGTTCCTGTGATGAATGATGTCGCCCCTAGGTGGCGATGTCACGACATGCAGCGAGAAGCTCGGCGGGTCGACGGCAAACCAAAAGGATGTGCAGAACAGACATCGGAGTTTTGGGAACAGAAGGAAGGTGGGGCCGTTCTGCGTTAGCGAAGCTTCTACGGCTACTGGATCGGACGGTTGGAGAGTTCAGCGGTCCGACGCGTTCGTTCTTCCGACGGAACAGGAATCGATGGGGATCAAGACACGAGTGCGAACAAACGGAAACCAGCCCAGGCACAAGTTGGACCCCACCCTCACCCGGATAACGGACGACAGTTTTGGCGTTGTGGGTATGTACAGTGACTTCCTGTGGAGGGCTGGATGGTGGCGATCCGGCGCCGGCGTCAAAGGTCAGGGTCAAGTCTTCAGGCTGAGGGGGGCGGGGCTAACCCAGCCACACTACCGTTTGAGTGCGAACGGTGAATCTCCAGTTAGCCTTATTGGTAGCTGTGGTGTGGCTAGTTCCGCCCCTTCCTCTAGCTCCGCCTCCGGCTACTGGTGGACCTCGTTGGCGATCAGACTGTCCTCCCCCGACTGGAAATCCGCCTCGTTGATGCTGTTCCCTCCGTTCAGCATTTCCTCGTCCTGCGACGAGCCCCGGTCCTCCTCGCTGCTGGCGCCGCCCGGCTCGTCCGAGTTCGGGTCCTGCAGCACCTGGGCGATGTACATCTGCTGCTGCGGCGCCACCTGCTGCTAGACACACAGAACCACAAGCGGGTCAAAGCCGGACCCGAACGGTTCGTGACCCGTTGGAGAACTGAGGTCTGGTCAGAACCTGGCAGGAGGACTCACCTGAGACTTGTTGGTTGGAGAGGACGAAGAGCGAGCCGGTCGTCCGTTCTTCACGGCGTCCACGTCGCTCTCCTTTGTGTCGATCTGAAACAGGAACGCTGGGCAGTGAGACGACCAACCGACCAATCAGCGGCCGGACTCTCACCTGCAGCCAGAACTCACCTTGTAGTTGTGGGCGCTCAGGTACTTGAAGTGTCCAAAGCAGACGTGGGACAGACAGACCACGATGGTGACGACCAGAACCACCAGAGTGAACATGGAGGTGGGCGTATCAAAGCCTGGCGGGACAGAGAACAGTTAGAATGAGACCACAGAACCAGTCCTGGTACCAGAACTCACACCTAGTCTGGCCGTCTAAGGTAAGCTGAAGGAATCCAGAAGCAGAGCTGCTCACTTGTGCGGACAGTGGAGAAGAAGAGCAGCCAGAAGAGGCAGAGGATGGGCGCCGCCACCACCTGAGTCACTGCAGCTGAGTGGATCTTCTTGTCCAGCTTGGAGGGCAGGTAGGCGTAGTACATGTTGTACCTGTCCACCAGGTGTTTCAGCAGCATGTACATGAGACCTGGAGGAACAGCAGAGTTGAGTTACCTGCTCAGGTAGCTACCTGCTGATGGAAGTGCTGCGTACTGACCAAAGGGGACTATGATGGGGCAGGTGATGCTGTAGGCCATCACCACCGTGAAGACGTTCATCATCCAGGCGTACGCGGCGCCGAACTGGAACTCGTAGGCCTGGTGCTGCAGAGACAGAGTTGCAGTCAGAAAGGACACTTCTAGGACCAGGTGTCCAGCACCGTCTCCGCCCTCCTACCCTCTTCACGTTGCGGCGGTCGGCGGCGGAGCGAGCCAGGCACAGGCGGATCATGTACATGAGCAGACCGGGGATCCTCAGCAGGTCCATGGCGTTCCCGATGAAGGCCGAGGCGATGACGTAGTTGACGAAGAACGCTCCGTTATCCGGTAAGAAGACGCACCTGAAGATAAAATCCTTTCTCATTGGCTGATCAGAAGGATGAAAACACAAACCCAACCAGATGCCTTAAGGCTCACTTCCTTTTCTGAACATCTGGTTGTGCTTCTGTTGAAATCCCGTCTGCTTAATGTAACTTTGTTGGGTTCTGTCTTTCTGCCACGTTGTCCTTTGGCTTTGACTGAATCTCAGTTGCTCACAGTTGTAGCCTTGGTACTTCctgattgtgtttatttacaaatttagGTCTAGACTCTGTTTCGATGTCCAAGTCTCAAAGTCTTTGTCTCGGTGTGGATCACTCTGAGTTTTGGTGTTTAAGTCAGGAGAaatcctggt
Coding sequences within:
- the LOC116720094 gene encoding CSC1-like protein 2 isoform X5, which gives rise to MHKCYTFLIFMVLLLPSLGLSSLDVFFRWLFDKKFLDDAKVRFECVFLPDNGAFFVNYVIASAFIGNAMDLLRIPGLLMYMIRLCLARSAADRRNVKRHQAYEFQFGAAYAWMMNVFTVVMAYSITCPIIVPFGLMYMLLKHLVDRYNMYYAYLPSKLDKKIHSAAVTQVVAAPILCLFWLLFFSTVRTSFDTPTSMFTLVVLVVTIVVCLSHVCFGHFKYLSAHNYKIDTKESDVDAVKNGRPARSSSSPTNKSQQQVAPQQQMYIAQVLQDPNSDEPGGASSEEDRGSSQDEEMLNGGNSINEADFQSGEDSLIANEVHQ